The Desulfoscipio gibsoniae DSM 7213 genome contains a region encoding:
- the pgsC gene encoding poly-gamma-glutamate biosynthesis protein PgsC has protein sequence MLFTAIGTVIILGVILSLLFTEITGILPAGLIVPGYLVLLIDLPQAIFLTFFISILTYLIVNFGVSKVTILYGKRKFVAMIAVSVVLQLILYTILPFDYRYLSGLAAVGIVVPGLLANTIQRQGIATTFLSTGLLCAMTYGCTLLLNVNI, from the coding sequence ATTTTGGGTGTAATTTTGAGCTTGTTATTTACGGAAATTACCGGAATCTTACCTGCCGGTCTGATTGTACCAGGATATTTAGTTTTACTTATAGATCTACCCCAGGCTATATTTTTAACATTCTTTATTAGCATCTTGACTTATTTAATAGTTAATTTCGGAGTGAGCAAAGTTACAATTCTATACGGCAAAAGAAAATTTGTAGCTATGATAGCTGTGTCAGTAGTGTTGCAGCTTATTCTGTATACAATATTGCCCTTTGATTATCGTTATCTCTCCGGATTGGCAGCAGTTGGTATTGTTGTGCCCGGATTATTAGCAAACACAATTCAGCGTCAAGGTATAGCAACAACATTTTTAAGCACTGGATTGCTGTGTGCAATGACTTATGGTTGCACATTACTGTTAAATGTCAATATATGA
- a CDS encoding poly-gamma-glutamate hydrolase family protein, with protein sequence MKKQSIKILALVMLFTFGIGISAYAFTTGYRSFAELAAAEDPSDYTIKTNDIGSDTTFLAIHGGGIERGTSELVEALNGYGKYNTYSFEGLKAADNGSLFMKAINFDEPTAVSLVNKSDYTVSVIGAAGDDEVTYIGGQNKLLAELIRLHLTTKGYNVQTLSIPDRIAGVMDSNIVNKNKLFNDSYQLGGVQIAISKGLRDKLATDSGTLNDYSGTINNALSESWPTIVELMKKIDNNKSEGFLNKFNPEKRNFDKKIQKVLEKGANNPKELIQDVKAVSEE encoded by the coding sequence ATGAAAAAACAATCTATCAAAATTCTGGCTTTAGTTATGTTGTTTACATTTGGAATTGGTATAAGCGCATATGCCTTCACAACAGGCTATCGTAGTTTTGCTGAACTAGCTGCAGCTGAAGACCCTTCAGACTATACCATTAAAACTAATGATATCGGAAGCGATACAACATTTTTAGCTATACACGGAGGCGGTATTGAAAGAGGCACTTCAGAATTAGTTGAGGCATTGAACGGATACGGTAAATATAACACTTATTCATTTGAAGGACTTAAAGCGGCTGATAATGGGAGCCTTTTTATGAAGGCTATCAATTTTGACGAGCCAACAGCTGTTAGTTTAGTTAATAAATCAGATTACACTGTTTCTGTAATCGGAGCTGCCGGCGATGACGAAGTTACTTATATTGGCGGTCAGAATAAGTTGCTGGCAGAATTGATCAGATTACATCTTACTACCAAAGGATATAATGTGCAAACTTTAAGTATTCCTGATCGCATTGCCGGGGTTATGGACAGCAATATAGTGAATAAGAATAAATTATTTAATGACAGTTATCAGCTTGGCGGCGTTCAGATCGCTATTTCCAAAGGTTTAAGAGATAAGCTCGCAACTGATTCCGGTACCTTAAACGATTATTCAGGCACCATCAATAACGCGCTAAGCGAAAGCTGGCCAACAATAGTTGAGCTCATGAAGAAGATTGATAATAATAAATCTGAAGGGTTTTTAAATAAGTTTAACCCTGAAAAGCGCAACTTCGATAAGAAAATCCAGAAAGTATTAGAAAAAGGCGCAAATAATCCCAAGGAATTAATTCAAGACGTTAAAGCAGTATCAGAAGAGTAA
- a CDS encoding ABC transporter permease: MLAIIKITFREALGRKVVLISLLLAAAFLGLYGTGVHFVAKDLTRDPNPMLEQMIYPQLLSFGLYFGGFIISFLSIFSAAGAIASEIDSGIIQTIVPKPVRRYEIVVGKFLGIGLFLALYAAAFFIVISMLIHLKTGLELTGQWHALALFALQPVVLLAVTLCGSTVLSTMANGVIMFMLYAIAIIGGVVEQIGWLINNIALQQTGIVASLIMPVDALYRKIVHLLISPTGNPLQAIQQMGPFGSMSEPSVWMVVYAVLYVVFFTGLAVYLFGKRDI, from the coding sequence GTGCTGGCCATTATTAAAATAACTTTCCGCGAAGCGTTGGGCCGCAAAGTAGTGCTTATTTCACTCTTACTGGCCGCTGCTTTTTTAGGACTTTATGGCACCGGGGTGCATTTTGTCGCCAAGGATTTAACCCGGGATCCCAACCCCATGCTGGAACAAATGATTTACCCGCAATTACTGTCTTTTGGCCTTTACTTCGGCGGATTTATTATATCTTTTTTATCTATTTTTTCAGCTGCAGGGGCCATAGCCTCGGAAATTGATAGCGGTATTATTCAGACCATTGTTCCCAAACCGGTGCGACGCTATGAAATAGTGGTGGGCAAATTCCTGGGTATCGGCTTGTTTCTAGCTTTATACGCGGCGGCATTTTTCATAGTGATTTCCATGCTTATCCACCTCAAAACCGGTCTTGAGTTAACCGGGCAGTGGCATGCCCTGGCTCTGTTTGCCCTGCAGCCCGTGGTGCTGCTGGCGGTGACACTGTGCGGATCCACGGTGTTGTCTACCATGGCCAACGGGGTGATAATGTTTATGCTGTACGCGATAGCGATAATCGGTGGTGTGGTGGAGCAAATAGGCTGGCTGATTAATAACATTGCGTTGCAGCAGACCGGCATAGTGGCCAGTTTGATTATGCCCGTTGATGCTTTATACCGCAAGATAGTCCACCTGCTCATAAGCCCGACCGGTAACCCACTGCAGGCTATACAGCAGATGGGTCCCTTTGGCAGTATGTCCGAACCCAGTGTGTGGATGGTGGTCTATGCGGTGCTGTATGTGGTATTCTTCACGGGCTTGGCGGTGTACTTATTTGGTAAAAGGGACATCTAA
- a CDS encoding poly-gamma-glutamate hydrolase family protein, with product MNIRKHVKTINVFALLFFLLIGYSSYVKYEGAKLKDENKTLEKQLDIANEKIKEQKNELDELRNLLDSQKDVDYEIEVNETDSNVTVVAIHGGKIEKGTTELAYALASHNNYNYYSFQGLKSTDNFALHVPSDKFAETYALEMVSKSKRTLSIHGCGGAEEFTYIGGRDTELANRIKESLTKYGFTVKKDTPKDLAGISPDNIVNRDIDERGVQLEISEGLRTKFLSTNKDSLKSYVLAISEAVNNM from the coding sequence ATGAACATAAGAAAACATGTTAAAACAATTAATGTATTTGCTTTATTATTCTTTTTATTAATAGGTTATTCAAGTTATGTAAAATACGAAGGCGCAAAATTAAAAGATGAAAATAAAACACTAGAAAAACAGTTAGATATTGCAAATGAAAAAATAAAAGAACAAAAAAATGAACTTGATGAATTAAGAAATTTATTGGATTCTCAAAAAGATGTTGATTATGAAATTGAAGTTAATGAAACAGATTCTAATGTTACAGTTGTGGCAATTCATGGAGGTAAAATTGAAAAAGGTACTACTGAATTAGCTTATGCCTTAGCTTCCCATAATAATTACAACTATTATTCATTTCAGGGTTTAAAAAGCACAGATAATTTTGCACTACATGTTCCTTCAGATAAATTCGCTGAAACATACGCACTGGAAATGGTTTCTAAATCTAAAAGGACATTATCAATCCACGGGTGTGGCGGTGCAGAAGAATTCACATATATAGGAGGCCGGGACACTGAATTGGCAAACAGAATAAAAGAATCTCTGACTAAGTATGGTTTTACTGTAAAAAAAGATACTCCGAAGGATCTGGCCGGTATATCGCCAGATAACATAGTGAATAGAGATATAGACGAACGGGGAGTACAGCTAGAAATATCAGAGGGCTTAAGGACAAAGTTTTTGTCGACTAATAAGGATAGCTTGAAAAGCTATGTTCTCGCAATAAGTGAGGCAGTCAACAATATGTAA